CCGCGCCGCCGAGTCGGCCTCCGACTCCCGCTATGCCGCGCCCGCCTATCTGGTGTCCCTCGCCCACGTCGACACCCTGCTGCGCGCCGCCGGGGTCACCGGCGACACCCGCCTGCTCGCGGCGTCGCTCATGGCCTCCCTCGACGCGACGCTCGTGCTGTACCAGTGGCATGAACTCGGCCATCCGCTGCACCGACTCGCCGACAACTGGGCGGAGCTGGCACATCGGGTCGTGACCGGCCGAGGTACCGCGGAATCCGCGGGCGGCGTCGTACCGTAACCACATGATTCGTACATTCCGGGTTCTCGCACTGGCGTCGCTGGCGGTCGTGGCCTCCGCGTGCAGCAGCGATTCGGGCACCGCCGACAGCGGTTCGGCCGACGACCTCACCGGGCGCACCTTCGTATCGACGAGCGTGACCGGCACGCAGATCCCCGGCGACGGTCCCCTGGTGGTCGAGTTCCCGGAGAGCGGACGGATCTCCGCGACCGCCGGATGCAACCGCTTCGTCGGCGGCGTCGAACTCACCGACGGGAAGCTGAAGGCCCCCGAGCTGGCGAGCACCCTCATGGCCTGCGAACCGGCACGCGAAGGCGCCGACGCCTGGCTGACCGGTCTGTTCGACGCCGAACCCCGGTGGTCGCTCGACGGGAACACCTTCACCCTCACCCACGACGACGTGACGGTCGCGCTCGAGGACGAGAAGGTCCTCGACCCGGACCGCCCGATCACCGGCACCGACTGGGTGGTGACCTCCCTGCGCACCACCGACGCCGTCGTGCGGTCGGTGTCGCTCGAGAACGCCGCGCCCACTCTGCGCCTGGCCGAGGACGGCACCGTCAGCGGCACCACCGGGTGCACCGACTTCACCGGGTCCGCGGAGGTCGGCGACGACGTCGTGATGTTCGAGCCGCTCACCCTCGACGGCGGCCCCTGCACCGATCCCGACCGGCTCGAGATCGAAGCGCACGTCCTGAGCGTGCTCACCGGCGAGACCACCTACACGATCGACGGATCGTCGATGACGCTCACCGGACCGAACGGCACCGAGGGCCTGGAGTTCACCGCCCGCTGAGAACCTGCGCCCGCCGAGAGCCGGCACCGCCCGGTCGGTACGGTGGGCGCATGGCCGGAGCAGTCCGCATGGCGATCGCCGTCGCCGTCGGTTCGTCGATGTGCGCGTGCAGCCTCTCGGGCCCCGGGAACTCGCCGTCCGATCTGGTGGGCCGGCGCTACGTGTCCACCTCGGTCGAGGGCCGGGCGATCCCCGGCGGCGGGCCGCTGGAACTCTCCTTCCCGGCCCGCGAGCGACTGGCCGCGTCGGCCGGCTGCAACCGCTTCACCGGCACGGCGGAGCTGTCCGGTGGGGTCGTGCGCACCGGGGTGCTCGCGTCCACGCGGATGGCCTGCCCACCGCCCCGGGAGGGCGCCGACGCGTGGTTGCGCGAACTGTTCTCCGCCTCGCCCCGGTGGTCGTCGGACGGAGACGTCCTGACGCTGACCACGAGCTTCGTGACGGTCACCCTCACCGACCGCGCCGCCGGCCGCTGAACCGGATCCTCGACGTCAGTACCGTTCGACGAGCCAGGCCGCGAGTTCCCGCGCACTGTGGTCGACCAGGGCGGGCCAGTCCAGCGCCGACTCGTCGGCGTGGTCGCTGACGTGCTTGACCAGCCGGCACCGGGCACCCATCCGGCGCGCGGCGTAGGCCACCGCGAAGCCCTCCATGTCGACCAGGTCGGCGCGGGCAGCGAGGGCGTCGCGCACCTCGGCGTCGGAGACGAACGCGTCGCCGGTCGCGAGGACGCTGCCGTCGCCGTCCTCGATGTCGAGGACGTCCTCGACGGGATGGCCGAGGCTCTTCAGCACGTCGCTGCTGATGTCGTGGTTGAGGGCGGTCGACGGCAGATAGAGGCCGGCGTGGTGGTCGTGCAGCGCACCTGCGGTGCCGATGTTGACGACGAGCGGCCGCGCGCCGGCCGGATACGCCGCCAGAGCGGCGGTGACGGCGACCGCCGCGTCGACCTTCCCGATCCCGGTGATCACCGTCTCGTAGCGGTCCGGCACATGGGCCGCTTCGGCGCGGGTGGCCGATACGACGAGGATCCCGTTCACGTGTTGCCTCCGAGTTCGAGTGTCACGAGTGCTGCCCGGTGCAGCTCCCGTCCGTATCCGGCACCGTATCCCGCGGCGTGCACCGCGAGCGGATGCAGCTGGTGCAGCGGCACCCGGTCCTGCCATCCGGTACGCAGCGGATGCACCGATTCGTAGCCCGCGACGATCTCGGCGAGGTGCGGGCACCCGAAGAGGGCGAGCATCGCGAGGTCGGTCTCCCGGTGCCCGCCGTGCGCGGCGGGGTCGATGAGCACGACACCGCCGGGTGACCACAGCACGTTCCCGTTCCACAGGTCGCCGTGCAGCCGCGCCGGGGGTTCGTCGTCGTCGAAGGCTCCCCCGGTGACGAGTTCGCAGGCCCGCTCGATGTCGGCCCGCTGACCGGCGGTGACGCTCCCGGCGTCGACCGCAATGCGCAGGAAGGGCAGGACCCGTTCGGCGATGTAGAACGCTCCCCAGCTCTCGTGCACGGTGCGGCTCATCGGGCGGCGGCCGATGAACAACTGCCCGTCGTAACCGTCGGGAGCAGCGCCGAATCCGGCGGCGCCCGCGTCGTGCATCCGGGCCAGGGCGGCACCGAAGGCACGGGCCGCCGGGGCGGTCGCCCGGGTGTCGGGGACGCGGTCGAGTTCGATGTGGTGCTCGCCCACCGATCGCACCCGGGCCACCGGCATCCCGGCCTCCGCGAGCCACGCCAGACCGGCGGCCTCGGCGCGGAAGAAGTCCGGGTGGGCGTGCGGATCGTGTTTGCGGAAGACGTCTGCGTTGCTCACGTCCCGAGTGTTGCTCACCTCGCGAGTGTGCCCGTCCGGCACTCCCCGATGTAGCGCGGCAGTAACACGCTCACGCTAGGGTCGACGAATGAGCAACCTTCGCGATCGGATCATCGAAGAACTCGGAGTCAAGCCCTCCATCGACCCCCGCGCCGAGATCGACTCGCGGGTGCAGTTTCTCGCCGACTATCTGCGCAGCACTCCCGCGAAGGGATTCGTGCTCGGCATCAGCGGCGGTCAGGACAGTACCCTCGCCGGCAGGCTCACCCAGCTGGCCGCGGAGAAACTACGGGCCGAGGGACACACCGCGGAGTTCGTCGCCGTTCGGCTGCCCTACGGCACGCAGGCCGACGAGCACGACGCGAAGATCGCGCTCGACTTCATCCGGGCCGACCGCACCCTGCGCATGGACGTCAAGCCCGGCGCCGACGCCACCGGCACCGAGGCGGCCGTCGCGCTGTACGGGCACGAGACGAAACTGCGCGACTTCGTGCGCGGCAACATCAAGGCGCGCGAGCGCATGATGCTCCAGTACGCGGTGGCCGGTGAGCTCGGCTATCTCGTGGTGGGCACCGACCACGCCGCCGAGGCCGTCACCGGCTTCTACACCAAGTACGGCGACGGCGGTGTCGACATCACCCCGCTGGCGGGTCTGACCAAGCGCCAGGGCGCGGCGCTGCTGCGCGAGCTCGGTGCCCCGGAGAGCACGTGGATCAAGGTGCCCACGGCCGATCTCGAGGACGACCGGCCCGCGCTTCCCGACGAGGAGGCGCTGGGCATGACCTACAGCGAGATCGACGATTATCTCGAGGGCAAGGACGTCTCCGACGATCTCGCCGCGCGGCTCGAGCAGAAATTCCTCGACACCCGGCACAAGCGGGCCATGCCCGTTGCCCCGTTCGACACCTGGTGGCGCTGACCGCCTAACCTCCGGCGAACGGCGGGAGCACGTCCACCCGGGATCCGGCCGGCCGGCCGAGATCCCGGGTGAGCTCCCCAGTTCCGCCCTCGCCCGGGTCGAGCAGGAACGCCGCGACCGTCAGCACCCGGTCCATGTCCGGCCCGTAGCGGTCGACCAGCGCCGCGCGCAGTGCCCCCAGGTCCGCACCCGCCGGAAGCTCGACGGTGTCCTTCTCCCGGCCCCCGGCCGCGTCGACCGCCGCCGCGAAGAACCGCACCTCGACCCCGGTCGTCACATCAGCCACCGATCGCTCCCATACTGCGTTGCGGCGGCGCGAAATCCGCCGCGTCCATGCCGTGTCCGGCCCACTTGTTCCACATCGCGCCGCGCCACAGCGCGGCGATCTCCTCGTCGCTCGCCCCACCGCGCAGCGCCGCGCGCAGGTCGGTCTCCCGATCGCTGAACAGGCAGGACCGGACCGTGCCCTCCGCCGTCAGGCGAGTGCGGTCGCAGTCGCCGCAGAACGAGCGGGTCACCGACGCGATGATCCCGACGGTCGCTGGCCCGCCGTCGACGAGCCAGCGTTCGGCCGGCGCGGACGGATCCTCGCGGGCGGTCTCCGTGAGGGTGAACCGCTGCCCGAGCACGTCGAGCAGCTGCTCGGCGGGCACCATCTGCGCGCGCGCCCAGTTGTGGTCCGCGTCGAGGGGCATCTGCTCGATGAACCGCAGTTCGACGCCCTCGTCCAGGCACCAGGCGAGCAGATCCGCGGCCCCGGCG
This region of Rhodococcus sp. Z13 genomic DNA includes:
- a CDS encoding META domain-containing protein, which gives rise to MIRTFRVLALASLAVVASACSSDSGTADSGSADDLTGRTFVSTSVTGTQIPGDGPLVVEFPESGRISATAGCNRFVGGVELTDGKLKAPELASTLMACEPAREGADAWLTGLFDAEPRWSLDGNTFTLTHDDVTVALEDEKVLDPDRPITGTDWVVTSLRTTDAVVRSVSLENAAPTLRLAEDGTVSGTTGCTDFTGSAEVGDDVVMFEPLTLDGGPCTDPDRLEIEAHVLSVLTGETTYTIDGSSMTLTGPNGTEGLEFTAR
- a CDS encoding META domain-containing protein; the protein is MAGAVRMAIAVAVGSSMCACSLSGPGNSPSDLVGRRYVSTSVEGRAIPGGGPLELSFPARERLAASAGCNRFTGTAELSGGVVRTGVLASTRMACPPPREGADAWLRELFSASPRWSSDGDVLTLTTSFVTVTLTDRAAGR
- a CDS encoding nucleosidase, with protein sequence MNGILVVSATRAEAAHVPDRYETVITGIGKVDAAVAVTAALAAYPAGARPLVVNIGTAGALHDHHAGLYLPSTALNHDISSDVLKSLGHPVEDVLDIEDGDGSVLATGDAFVSDAEVRDALAARADLVDMEGFAVAYAARRMGARCRLVKHVSDHADESALDWPALVDHSARELAAWLVERY
- a CDS encoding fructosamine kinase family protein; translated protein: MSNADVFRKHDPHAHPDFFRAEAAGLAWLAEAGMPVARVRSVGEHHIELDRVPDTRATAPAARAFGAALARMHDAGAAGFGAAPDGYDGQLFIGRRPMSRTVHESWGAFYIAERVLPFLRIAVDAGSVTAGQRADIERACELVTGGAFDDDEPPARLHGDLWNGNVLWSPGGVVLIDPAAHGGHRETDLAMLALFGCPHLAEIVAGYESVHPLRTGWQDRVPLHQLHPLAVHAAGYGAGYGRELHRAALVTLELGGNT
- the nadE gene encoding ammonia-dependent NAD(+) synthetase, translated to MSNLRDRIIEELGVKPSIDPRAEIDSRVQFLADYLRSTPAKGFVLGISGGQDSTLAGRLTQLAAEKLRAEGHTAEFVAVRLPYGTQADEHDAKIALDFIRADRTLRMDVKPGADATGTEAAVALYGHETKLRDFVRGNIKARERMMLQYAVAGELGYLVVGTDHAAEAVTGFYTKYGDGGVDITPLAGLTKRQGAALLRELGAPESTWIKVPTADLEDDRPALPDEEALGMTYSEIDDYLEGKDVSDDLAARLEQKFLDTRHKRAMPVAPFDTWWR
- a CDS encoding MoaD/ThiS family protein — its product is MADVTTGVEVRFFAAAVDAAGGREKDTVELPAGADLGALRAALVDRYGPDMDRVLTVAAFLLDPGEGGTGELTRDLGRPAGSRVDVLPPFAGG